A genomic region of Leptospira mtsangambouensis contains the following coding sequences:
- a CDS encoding SPFH domain-containing protein, whose product MGATVIVVFLVIVYIIKKTIIIVPEQSVYVKERLGVLNGVLKSGFYFMIPFVDQIRYRQNLKEQTIDIDPQVCITRDNVSVEVDGVLYLKVIDGEKASYGIDNFMLATTQLAQTTLRSEIGKLIFDNLLSERDEINGRVVSNIDRATDPWGIKVTRYEIRNITPPKQILLEMENQMKSERERRAEITISQGEKEARVNHSVGERQESINISEGEKIRLVNEADGRAQEITLISNATAKGLQLISEAISKKGGKEAVSLQITQEYLDALGQILKTSKTTVVPETLANIGGVFEGLSKITTKIPQVGE is encoded by the coding sequence ACCGTCATTGTTGTATTTTTGGTCATTGTTTATATCATCAAAAAGACAATTATCATTGTTCCAGAACAAAGTGTTTATGTTAAAGAAAGATTAGGTGTATTAAATGGGGTTTTGAAATCGGGATTTTATTTTATGATTCCGTTTGTAGACCAAATTCGTTATCGCCAAAATCTAAAAGAACAAACCATCGATATTGATCCACAAGTTTGTATTACAAGGGATAACGTATCCGTAGAAGTGGATGGGGTATTGTATTTAAAAGTCATCGATGGAGAAAAAGCATCTTACGGAATCGATAACTTTATGTTGGCAACAACCCAACTTGCACAAACCACACTTCGTTCTGAAATTGGAAAATTAATTTTTGATAACTTACTTTCAGAAAGAGATGAAATCAATGGACGAGTGGTTTCCAATATTGATAGAGCCACTGATCCTTGGGGAATCAAAGTCACAAGGTACGAAATTCGAAATATCACTCCACCCAAACAAATCCTTCTCGAGATGGAAAACCAAATGAAATCCGAAAGAGAAAGGCGAGCAGAGATCACCATCTCCCAAGGAGAAAAGGAAGCTCGGGTGAATCATTCTGTTGGAGAAAGACAAGAATCGATTAATATTTCCGAAGGGGAAAAAATCCGATTGGTGAATGAAGCGGATGGACGCGCGCAAGAGATCACTCTCATTTCCAATGCCACTGCAAAAGGATTACAACTCATCTCCGAAGCCATTAGTAAAAAAGGTGGAAAAGAAGCTGTCAGTTTACAAATCACCCAAGAATACTTGGATGCTCTCGGTCAAATTTTGAAAACTTCCAAAACCACAGTGGTTCCAGAAACTTTAGCAAACATTGGTGGAGTGTTTGAAGGCCTTTCCAAAATCACAACCAAAATCCCTCAGGTAGGAGAATAG